The following proteins are encoded in a genomic region of Leptospira langatensis:
- the cysT gene encoding sulfate ABC transporter permease subunit CysT: MKLIFRPYSKTSFGLSLGLTIFYLSCFVIIPLSSLVFKSANLGWSGLLEVFSEDRIQKALILSFGAGGVAAIINLFVGFLFAWVLVRYDFPGKRILDSLVDLPFTLPTAVAGIALTTIYSPKGWIGQFFEPLGIKIAYTPAGIVIALVFIGFPFVVRTVQPILEELPKELEESAFCLGASRFQTFTKVILPELIPSLLTGTSMAFARGIGEYGSVVFISGNLPGKTEILPLLIVTKLEQYEYAKATGIALLMLVLSFTIMLAINFFQNRASRRLG; this comes from the coding sequence TTGAAACTGATCTTTCGCCCTTATTCTAAAACAAGCTTTGGCCTTTCCTTGGGCCTGACCATATTTTACCTGAGTTGTTTCGTAATTATTCCCTTATCCTCTCTTGTATTCAAATCGGCAAATCTAGGTTGGTCCGGACTCTTAGAGGTTTTTTCCGAGGATAGGATCCAAAAGGCACTAATCCTTAGTTTCGGGGCCGGAGGGGTCGCAGCGATCATCAATCTATTTGTGGGATTCTTGTTCGCATGGGTCCTAGTCCGTTATGATTTTCCCGGAAAGAGGATCTTGGATTCCTTAGTGGATCTTCCGTTCACTCTTCCCACTGCAGTGGCAGGGATCGCACTCACTACGATCTATTCTCCCAAGGGTTGGATCGGCCAATTCTTCGAACCCCTCGGGATCAAGATCGCTTACACTCCCGCCGGGATCGTGATCGCTCTCGTTTTTATCGGATTTCCTTTTGTGGTCCGCACAGTGCAACCCATCCTGGAAGAACTTCCTAAAGAATTAGAAGAGAGTGCGTTTTGCTTGGGAGCAAGCAGGTTCCAGACATTCACGAAAGTGATCTTGCCGGAACTTATTCCTTCTCTGTTAACGGGAACGAGTATGGCGTTTGCAAGAGGGATAGGAGAATACGGCTCCGTAGTTTTCATTTCCGGGAATTTGCCCGGTAAGACGGAGATCCTTCCCCTTCTCATCGTTACTAAGTTGGAACAATACGAATATGCGAAGGCTACCGGAATCGCACTCTTAATGTTGGTTCTGTCTTTTACGATCATGCTTGCGATCAATTTCTTCCAGAACAGAGCATCTAGGAGGTTGGGATGA
- a CDS encoding sulfate ABC transporter substrate-binding protein, with amino-acid sequence MKTKSKFLRSLAIFLLSSVAAFSVYADDVLLNVSFDPTRELYEDVNKHFIDSWKKKTGKGLTIQQSHGGSGKQARAVIDGLEADVVTLALAYDIDSIVNNSGAISKEWEKEFPHHSVPYYSTIVFLVRKGNPKAIKDWDDIVKPGIGVITPNPKTSGGARWNYLAAWGFAKKKYGTEAKATEFVKALYKNTSVLDTGARGSTTTFVQRGIGDVLLAWENEAELAISESKKANGGNSQLEVVYPSASILAETPVAVVEKVTAKKGTTELAKAYLNFLYTKEGQEIVAKHFFRPNDAAVLKANASKFPKINLFDVRSIEGSWAAAHKKHFADGGLFDSIYGEAKK; translated from the coding sequence ATGAAAACGAAATCTAAGTTCCTCCGATCCTTGGCGATCTTCCTACTCAGCAGTGTGGCAGCATTTTCCGTGTATGCAGACGATGTTTTACTGAACGTTTCCTTTGATCCCACCCGTGAACTTTACGAAGATGTAAATAAGCACTTCATCGATTCTTGGAAGAAGAAGACAGGCAAAGGACTTACCATCCAACAATCCCACGGCGGTTCAGGTAAGCAAGCCAGAGCGGTGATCGACGGTTTAGAAGCGGACGTGGTTACTTTGGCATTGGCCTACGATATTGATAGCATCGTAAATAATTCAGGTGCGATTTCTAAAGAATGGGAGAAAGAATTCCCTCATCATTCCGTTCCGTACTATTCTACCATCGTATTCTTAGTAAGAAAGGGAAATCCCAAGGCGATCAAGGATTGGGACGATATAGTAAAACCTGGTATCGGTGTGATCACTCCGAATCCTAAGACTTCCGGAGGCGCTCGTTGGAATTATCTCGCAGCCTGGGGATTCGCAAAAAAGAAGTACGGGACAGAAGCGAAGGCTACCGAATTCGTGAAGGCTCTCTACAAAAACACTTCCGTTCTGGATACTGGCGCCAGAGGTTCCACTACCACTTTCGTGCAAAGAGGGATTGGGGATGTTCTTTTAGCTTGGGAAAATGAGGCAGAACTCGCCATCTCCGAATCCAAAAAAGCGAACGGTGGGAACTCCCAATTGGAAGTAGTGTATCCGAGCGCCAGTATTCTTGCGGAAACCCCTGTTGCAGTCGTGGAAAAAGTCACAGCGAAGAAAGGAACTACGGAACTCGCAAAGGCTTACTTGAATTTCTTATATACCAAAGAAGGACAAGAGATCGTTGCAAAACATTTCTTCCGTCCGAACGATGCTGCGGTATTGAAAGCAAACGCTTCCAAATTCCCTAAGATCAATCTATTCGATGTAAGAAGCATTGAAGGATCTTGGGCAGCAGCTCACAAAAAGCATTTCGCGGATGGAGGTCTATTCGACTCCATTTACGGAGAAGCGAAGAAGTAA
- a CDS encoding PP2C family protein-serine/threonine phosphatase, producing MVLLLAAVVLVLPGCGDIWEKADHPPVVQGLLELNSHDLETQGPILLSGVWKFRWLFWKSLGSEDQGTYEMLPVPASWNGKNGTRLGEGYGTYELTIKLNRHYGELALLVQEQSSSYFLYVDGKLLASCGEVEFPNTTDITVFEVKPAWCTKFVTFYPQSDEVHIAMQIANKEHRLGGFWAPMRFGTAKNLAQVWHGERFMDVFLAGGLLCIGLLHLIFAVVRRGEAASLYFGLYCLIMATRGIFAGTRVVSEYFDFLKYSHFIRIEYITFYLAIPVFLSYILSVFPRELKRILVDLVWWIAAGACLVVLIFPVRIFTYTVTIYYLVAFLAGTLSLFSLTKAALRKRKGALIILAGFVFVYAALIHDILYATFFLDTGYFTNIGAFIFLIAQSVFLSIRSSDNLDRLLDLSRNLERRVEDRTKQLRNALRLIQNDLNIAREIQKGLLDLEDGAERILDGLRFRILHKPLAEVGGDLYDIVRLPDGRVRIFLADATGHGIQAALITILIRRVYEDLRWKEGTPGSLLSEMGSEFHGKYGNISTYFSAAILEISPNKEKLTLSLAGSPPILVQTQDEEHVVECENPLVGLLPSFQFTDREIALTEHYRILCFTDGLSESARFPGDFFGMERVLAALRMGGDQDLQELLSTIHSDLQRFLGSAEPKDDLLLIGIEDKRK from the coding sequence TTGGTCCTTCTACTTGCGGCCGTCGTTCTAGTTCTTCCTGGTTGCGGAGATATTTGGGAGAAGGCCGATCATCCTCCTGTGGTCCAGGGTCTCCTGGAGTTAAACTCCCACGATCTGGAAACCCAAGGTCCGATCTTACTCTCCGGAGTCTGGAAATTCCGTTGGTTGTTTTGGAAAAGTCTGGGCTCCGAAGACCAGGGCACCTACGAAATGCTACCAGTTCCCGCTTCCTGGAATGGAAAGAACGGGACCAGATTGGGAGAAGGGTACGGAACCTACGAACTCACGATCAAACTGAACCGGCACTATGGAGAACTTGCTCTTCTTGTGCAAGAGCAGAGTTCTTCCTACTTCTTGTACGTGGATGGAAAGCTACTCGCTTCCTGCGGAGAAGTAGAATTCCCGAATACTACGGATATCACCGTCTTCGAAGTGAAGCCTGCTTGGTGCACTAAGTTCGTAACCTTCTATCCTCAAAGCGACGAGGTGCATATAGCTATGCAGATCGCGAATAAGGAGCATAGGTTGGGTGGCTTCTGGGCTCCCATGCGATTCGGGACGGCTAAGAATCTGGCTCAGGTCTGGCATGGGGAAAGGTTCATGGATGTGTTCCTTGCAGGAGGACTTCTTTGCATAGGACTACTGCATTTGATCTTTGCCGTTGTACGAAGGGGGGAAGCGGCTTCTCTCTATTTTGGACTGTACTGTCTCATCATGGCAACGAGGGGAATCTTTGCAGGAACAAGGGTCGTTTCAGAATATTTTGATTTTCTAAAATACTCTCATTTTATCCGGATAGAATATATTACCTTCTACTTGGCCATTCCCGTCTTCTTAAGTTATATCTTATCCGTATTTCCCAGAGAATTGAAGAGGATCCTTGTGGATCTGGTTTGGTGGATCGCTGCCGGAGCCTGCTTAGTCGTACTCATCTTTCCCGTACGGATCTTTACTTATACGGTCACTATTTATTACTTGGTGGCTTTTCTTGCAGGGACCTTAAGCCTATTTTCTCTCACGAAAGCGGCGCTGCGAAAGAGAAAGGGTGCGCTTATCATTCTCGCAGGATTCGTATTCGTATATGCGGCGCTCATACATGATATACTCTATGCTACCTTCTTCTTGGATACCGGATACTTTACGAATATAGGAGCATTCATCTTCTTGATCGCTCAATCCGTATTCTTATCTATACGGAGCTCGGACAATTTGGACAGGCTCTTGGATCTTTCTAGAAATTTGGAGAGAAGGGTAGAGGACAGGACCAAGCAATTGAGAAACGCTCTTCGTCTCATCCAGAACGATCTGAATATTGCAAGAGAGATCCAGAAGGGTCTCTTGGATCTGGAAGACGGTGCCGAGCGTATCCTAGACGGTCTGCGATTTCGGATATTGCATAAGCCTCTTGCCGAAGTAGGGGGAGACCTCTACGATATCGTACGACTTCCCGATGGAAGGGTCCGTATCTTTCTTGCGGACGCTACAGGACATGGGATCCAAGCCGCTCTCATCACCATTCTGATCCGGAGAGTATACGAGGATCTGAGATGGAAGGAAGGAACTCCAGGCAGTCTATTGTCCGAAATGGGTTCCGAGTTCCATGGCAAGTACGGAAATATCTCCACATACTTCTCCGCTGCGATCTTAGAGATCTCCCCGAATAAAGAGAAACTCACGCTGTCCTTGGCAGGATCTCCTCCTATTTTAGTGCAGACCCAAGACGAGGAGCATGTAGTAGAGTGCGAAAATCCTCTCGTAGGTCTTTTGCCTAGTTTTCAATTTACGGATAGAGAGATCGCGCTTACGGAACACTATCGTATTCTTTGCTTTACGGATGGGCTTTCGGAGTCGGCGAGATTTCCAGGAGATTTCTTCGGAATGGAGAGAGTACTCGCAGCTTTAAGAATGGGGGGCGACCAGGATCTCCAGGAACTACTTTCTACGATCCATTCCGATCTGCAAAGATTCTTGGGAAGTGCGGAACCGAAGGACGATCTTCTCCTTATCGGCATAGAAGATAAGAGAAAGTAA
- a CDS encoding DUF445 domain-containing protein: MVFPVIRLYGNKPYSRLQFVSNLLLVLFGGSLLSGFYFGWSSYAWGNILVHGLEGGLVGAICDWFAVWKTYKAVEAQSESIAEEIGSWVSTDLLNEHKLKSYLDEILDGPENIRIIRELLDKHIHGEKEIREFLDLVWNKVEEDIVLYVTNFKFSGADKQILHELNRRKEILLTVRFLVGEALVKATDKEDFGERIDKITKGFSFLAKPLIWLIDPKKRIREFGEGLKEGKDFQTEEEEVLFEVFSLFSECAELYVGSWNELPDHKRQEAVRALADFGKEQLNRLISELVLSHKEELSKLENLREYGPIRGLLEFLRSKTSESVSQYVGEQIAKGLKLLEPKQFRENLEMKTRRVLERIRINGSLLGFLVGSCIGILVLLFQS; the protein is encoded by the coding sequence GTGGTTTTTCCGGTGATCCGTCTGTACGGAAACAAACCGTACTCTCGCTTACAATTCGTATCGAATCTATTATTGGTTTTGTTCGGAGGGTCCTTACTCTCCGGATTCTATTTCGGATGGAGTTCCTACGCTTGGGGAAATATCCTCGTTCACGGTTTGGAAGGAGGACTCGTAGGCGCCATCTGTGATTGGTTCGCCGTTTGGAAGACCTATAAGGCAGTCGAGGCCCAGAGCGAAAGCATCGCAGAAGAGATCGGGAGTTGGGTCTCTACCGATCTCTTGAACGAGCACAAATTGAAGTCCTATTTGGACGAGATCCTGGACGGGCCGGAGAATATCAGGATCATCCGAGAACTCTTGGACAAGCATATCCATGGAGAGAAAGAGATCCGAGAATTCCTGGATCTGGTCTGGAATAAGGTAGAAGAAGATATCGTTCTCTATGTGACTAACTTCAAGTTCTCCGGAGCCGACAAACAAATATTACACGAACTGAATCGAAGAAAAGAGATCTTGTTGACCGTTCGCTTTCTCGTCGGAGAGGCATTGGTCAAGGCAACCGATAAGGAGGATTTCGGAGAAAGGATAGATAAGATCACTAAAGGGTTTTCCTTTCTTGCTAAGCCTCTCATCTGGTTGATCGATCCCAAGAAAAGGATCCGAGAATTCGGAGAAGGTCTCAAAGAAGGAAAGGATTTCCAGACGGAAGAAGAGGAGGTGTTGTTCGAAGTATTCTCCTTATTCTCCGAATGTGCGGAATTATATGTGGGTTCCTGGAACGAGTTACCGGATCATAAGAGACAAGAGGCCGTAAGAGCACTCGCGGATTTTGGAAAGGAACAGCTGAATCGACTCATCAGCGAGTTGGTATTATCCCATAAAGAAGAATTATCTAAATTAGAGAATCTGAGAGAATACGGACCGATCCGAGGACTTCTCGAATTTCTCAGGTCCAAGACAAGCGAATCCGTCTCTCAATATGTAGGAGAGCAGATCGCGAAAGGACTGAAACTGTTGGAGCCGAAGCAATTCCGCGAAAATCTGGAAATGAAGACGCGCAGGGTCCTGGAGAGGATCCGAATTAACGGAAGTTTATTGGGTTTTTTAGTAGGATCTTGTATCGGAATTCTCGTCTTATTATTCCAAAGCTAG